In a genomic window of Streptomyces koelreuteriae:
- a CDS encoding CocE/NonD family hydrolase yields the protein MDLRLPGLNGLLRRPRRLLAAGAAVVVLAGAGTWTAVADDETPPVQREDRTLATGDGVRIDTSYFTSGGDGRRPAVLLGHGFGGSKKDVRQQAEGLARDGYAVLTWSARGFGKSNGKIGLNDPKGEVADVSKLIDWLAKQPQVELDKQGDPRVGMAGGSYGGAIALLTAGHDDRVDAIAPAITYWNLADALFPNGVFKKLWAGIFVNSGGGCEKFEPALCRMYERVAESGQPDAEAREMLEERSPSAVGKDIDVPTLLMQGQSDSLFPLGQADQAAKAIRANGAPVDVDWIAGGHDGGDMETGRVQDRVTTWFDRYLKDDKAADTGPAFRVTRTLGTGSGDGEPRLSGVTSDRYPGLEAEQRSIALAGREQTFDNPPGASPPGVSALPGLGGAGGLSQLSSLGIGVSLDFPGQFAAFESKPFGEDVQITGSPTATVHVKSTGDDAVLFAKLYDVGPGGGSQQVLPSQLVTPLRIEGAKAGKDVRITLPAIDHEIDDGHRLRLVLASTDLGYASPTSPATYTVSLKGDLLVPSALGQRDSQGGLPAWVWWMPIAGAVIALALIITGRRRTAAPAPPEPELAEVPLQITDLTKRYAKSSERYAVKDLSFRVEKGQVLGLLGPNGAGKTTTLRMLMGLIKPDGGEIRVFGHAISAGAPVLSRVGAFVEGAGFLPHLSGRENLELYWRATGRPAEDAHMEEALEIAGLGDALARAVRTYSQGMRQRLAIAQAMLGLPDLLILDEPTNGLDPPQIREMREVMIRYAAAGRTVIVSSHLLAEVEQTCTHLVVMDHGQLVQAGPVEDIVGSGDTLLVGTATPVEEPVVEKVAALPGVVSAVRTDEGILVQLDADGSPQRLIAELVRLDVPVRSVGPHRRLEDAFLTLIGAEA from the coding sequence ATGGATCTTCGACTGCCCGGACTGAACGGGCTGCTTCGGCGACCCCGTCGGCTCCTCGCCGCCGGCGCCGCCGTCGTCGTCCTCGCGGGCGCGGGCACATGGACGGCCGTCGCGGACGACGAGACGCCCCCGGTCCAGCGCGAAGACCGCACCCTGGCCACCGGCGACGGCGTGCGCATCGACACCTCGTACTTCACCTCCGGCGGCGACGGCCGCCGCCCCGCCGTGCTGCTCGGCCACGGCTTCGGCGGCAGCAAGAAGGACGTACGGCAGCAGGCCGAGGGCCTCGCCAGAGACGGCTACGCGGTGCTGACCTGGTCGGCGCGCGGCTTCGGCAAGTCGAACGGGAAGATCGGCCTGAACGACCCGAAGGGCGAGGTCGCCGACGTCTCGAAGCTCATCGACTGGCTGGCGAAGCAGCCCCAGGTCGAACTCGACAAGCAGGGCGACCCCCGCGTGGGCATGGCGGGCGGCTCCTATGGCGGCGCCATCGCGCTGCTGACGGCGGGCCACGACGACCGCGTCGACGCCATCGCCCCGGCGATCACGTACTGGAACCTCGCCGACGCGCTGTTCCCGAACGGCGTGTTCAAGAAGCTGTGGGCCGGCATCTTCGTCAACTCCGGCGGCGGCTGCGAGAAGTTCGAGCCCGCGCTGTGCCGGATGTACGAGCGGGTCGCCGAGTCGGGCCAGCCCGACGCCGAGGCGCGCGAGATGCTGGAGGAGCGCTCGCCGTCCGCCGTGGGCAAGGACATCGACGTGCCGACCCTGCTGATGCAGGGCCAGTCGGACTCCCTCTTCCCGCTCGGCCAGGCCGACCAGGCAGCGAAGGCCATCCGTGCCAACGGCGCCCCCGTCGACGTCGACTGGATCGCGGGCGGCCACGACGGCGGCGACATGGAGACCGGCCGTGTCCAGGACCGCGTCACGACCTGGTTCGACCGCTATCTGAAGGACGACAAGGCCGCCGACACCGGCCCCGCGTTCCGCGTCACCCGCACCCTCGGCACGGGCTCCGGCGACGGTGAACCCCGCCTGAGCGGCGTGACCTCGGACCGCTACCCCGGCCTGGAGGCCGAGCAGCGCTCCATCGCCCTGGCCGGCCGTGAGCAGACCTTCGACAACCCGCCCGGCGCCAGCCCGCCCGGCGTCTCCGCCCTGCCCGGCCTCGGCGGCGCCGGCGGCCTCAGCCAGCTCTCCTCGCTCGGCATCGGCGTCTCGCTGGACTTCCCCGGCCAGTTCGCCGCGTTCGAGTCGAAGCCCTTCGGCGAAGACGTCCAGATCACCGGCTCGCCCACGGCCACCGTCCATGTGAAGTCCACCGGCGACGACGCCGTGCTCTTCGCGAAGCTCTACGACGTCGGCCCCGGCGGCGGCTCCCAGCAGGTCCTGCCCTCCCAGCTCGTCACGCCCCTCAGGATCGAGGGCGCCAAGGCGGGCAAGGACGTGCGCATCACCCTCCCGGCGATCGACCACGAGATCGACGACGGCCACCGGCTGCGCCTGGTCCTCGCCTCGACCGACCTCGGCTACGCCTCCCCGACGAGCCCGGCGACGTACACCGTCTCCCTCAAGGGCGATCTGTTGGTTCCCTCGGCCCTCGGCCAGCGCGACTCCCAGGGCGGGCTGCCGGCCTGGGTGTGGTGGATGCCGATCGCCGGAGCCGTGATCGCCCTGGCCCTGATCATCACGGGCCGCCGCCGCACCGCCGCCCCCGCCCCGCCCGAGCCCGAACTCGCCGAGGTCCCGCTGCAGATCACCGACCTGACGAAGCGGTACGCGAAGTCCTCCGAGCGGTACGCCGTCAAGGACCTGTCCTTCCGCGTGGAGAAGGGCCAGGTGCTGGGTCTCCTCGGCCCGAACGGCGCGGGCAAGACGACGACCCTGCGCATGCTGATGGGCCTGATCAAGCCGGACGGCGGTGAGATCCGCGTCTTCGGCCACGCCATCAGCGCGGGTGCCCCGGTCCTCTCCCGGGTCGGTGCCTTCGTCGAGGGCGCGGGCTTCCTGCCGCATCTGTCCGGCCGGGAGAACCTGGAGCTGTACTGGCGCGCCACCGGCCGTCCCGCCGAGGACGCGCACATGGAGGAGGCCCTGGAGATCGCGGGCCTGGGCGACGCGCTCGCCCGGGCGGTGCGCACCTACTCCCAGGGCATGCGCCAGCGCCTCGCCATCGCCCAGGCCATGCTGGGCCTGCCGGACCTGCTCATCCTCGACGAACCGACCAACGGCCTGGACCCGCCGCAGATCCGTGAGATGCGCGAGGTGATGATCCGCTACGCCGCCGCCGGCCGTACGGTCATCGTCTCCAGCCATCTCCTCGCGGAGGTGGAGCAGACCTGCACGCACCTGGTCGTGATGGACCACGGGCAGCTCGTCCAGGCGGGCCCCGTCGAGGACATCGTCGGCTCGGGCGACACGCTCCTGGTGGGCACGGCCACGCCGGTGGAGGAGCCCGTCGTGGAGAAGGTCGCCGCGCTGCCGGGCGTCGTCTCGGCCGTACGCACCGACGAGGGCATCCTGGTCCAGCTCGACGCCGACGGCTCCCCCCAGCGGCTGATCGCCGAACTCGTACGGCTGGACGTGCCGGTGCGCTCGGTCGGCCCGCACCGCCGCCTGGAGGACGCCTTCCTCACCCTGATCGGAGCCGAAGCATGA
- a CDS encoding APC family permease encodes MTDTLRPVETAVAHAPDRHPRKLKRSIGVVGGTLLTLSCVTPASTLFVVVPDLFGSLGTATALTIAIGSLLCVAVAFCYAELGTLIPSAGGEYAMVSTLAGRLAGWLVFVLSLLVVMIVPPVIAMGTADYLAHLDPSWTGASVMLLATLAGLLDLRANAWITGVFLVLEVIAAAVVAVLGFTHAERGPDSLVSMRVAGPSGAPDTVTALLVVSGLAIALFVTQGFSTAVYLSEELENPRRSVARTVLATLGISAVIILVPVAAITMGAPDLAALTGGDISAMVTAWSNSAVGTFVSLCVALAIINAGIVMVIQNSRVLYASARDKAWPAPVNTLFTRLGRFGSPWLSTLAVGIPGAALCFVNLDTLYGVTGVSVTGMYLLVAIAALLSRRAPHKHAPAWRMPLWPAAPLLLIVVLLYVLIQQDPTYLLWTGGISAAATLYWALYLRPRRNTRWLVSVPEA; translated from the coding sequence ATGACCGACACGCTCCGCCCTGTCGAGACAGCCGTGGCGCACGCGCCGGACCGTCACCCCAGGAAGCTCAAGCGCTCCATCGGAGTCGTCGGCGGCACCCTCCTCACCCTCTCCTGCGTGACCCCCGCCTCGACCCTCTTCGTGGTGGTCCCCGACCTCTTCGGCTCGCTCGGCACCGCCACCGCCCTCACCATCGCCATCGGCTCGCTGCTCTGCGTCGCGGTGGCGTTCTGCTACGCGGAGCTGGGCACCCTCATCCCCAGCGCCGGCGGCGAGTACGCGATGGTCTCGACCCTGGCCGGACGCCTCGCCGGCTGGCTGGTCTTCGTCCTCTCGCTCCTGGTCGTGATGATCGTCCCGCCGGTCATCGCGATGGGCACGGCCGACTACCTCGCCCACCTCGACCCGTCCTGGACGGGCGCCTCGGTCATGCTGCTCGCCACCCTCGCCGGCCTGCTCGACCTGCGCGCCAACGCCTGGATCACCGGCGTCTTCCTGGTCCTGGAGGTCATCGCGGCGGCCGTGGTGGCGGTCCTGGGCTTCACCCACGCCGAACGCGGGCCGGACAGCCTGGTCTCGATGCGGGTGGCCGGCCCGAGCGGCGCCCCGGACACCGTCACGGCCCTGCTCGTGGTCTCCGGCCTCGCGATCGCCCTGTTCGTCACCCAGGGCTTCTCCACCGCCGTCTACCTCTCCGAGGAACTGGAGAACCCGCGCCGCTCGGTGGCCCGTACGGTCCTGGCCACCCTCGGCATCTCCGCCGTGATCATCCTGGTCCCGGTCGCCGCCATCACGATGGGCGCCCCGGACCTCGCCGCCCTGACCGGCGGCGACATCTCCGCCATGGTCACCGCCTGGTCCAACTCGGCCGTCGGCACCTTCGTCAGCCTCTGCGTGGCCCTCGCGATCATCAACGCCGGGATCGTCATGGTCATCCAGAACTCCCGCGTCCTGTACGCCTCGGCCCGCGACAAGGCCTGGCCCGCCCCGGTCAACACCCTCTTCACCCGCCTCGGCCGCTTCGGCTCCCCCTGGCTCTCCACCCTCGCGGTGGGCATCCCCGGAGCGGCCCTGTGCTTCGTGAACCTGGACACCCTGTACGGCGTCACGGGCGTCTCGGTGACGGGCATGTACTTGCTGGTCGCGATCGCCGCCCTACTGTCCCGCCGAGCCCCCCACAAGCACGCCCCGGCCTGGCGCATGCCCTTGTGGCCGGCGGCCCCGCTCCTGCTGATCGTGGTCCTGCTCTACGTCCTGATCCAACAGGACCCGACGTACCTGCTGTGGACGGGCGGCATCTCAGCAGCGGCGACCCTGTACTGGGCGTTGTATCTCCGCCCCCGCAGGAATACACGGTGGCTGGTGTCAGTACCGGAGGCGTAA
- the iolC gene encoding 5-dehydro-2-deoxygluconokinase, which yields MAYDLITMGRIGVDLYPLQTGVPLPQVTSFGKFLGGSATNVAVAAARLGRRTAVITRTGDDPFGTYLHEALRDFGVDDRWVTPVPGLPTPVTFCEVFPPDDFPLYFYRRPKAPDLEIDAHDLDLDALSEARVFWVTGTGLSEEPSRTATLAALAHRAKSGTTVFDLDWRPMFWQDPEAARPFYAEALRHTTVAVGNLDEVEVATGVREPHAAARALLDAGVELAVVKQGPKGVLAVNRQGESAEVPPLPVNVLNGLGAGDAFGGSLVHGLLAGWDLEKTMRHANAAGAIVASRLECSSAMPTPAEIEAAVTAGAVK from the coding sequence ATGGCGTACGACCTGATCACCATGGGGCGGATCGGAGTGGATCTGTATCCGCTCCAGACGGGCGTCCCGCTGCCGCAGGTCACGTCCTTCGGCAAGTTCCTCGGCGGCTCGGCGACGAACGTCGCGGTCGCCGCGGCCCGCCTGGGACGGCGGACCGCGGTGATCACGCGTACCGGCGACGACCCCTTCGGCACCTATCTCCACGAGGCCCTGAGGGACTTCGGCGTGGACGACCGCTGGGTCACCCCGGTCCCCGGTCTGCCCACCCCGGTCACCTTCTGCGAGGTCTTCCCGCCGGACGACTTCCCGCTGTACTTCTACCGCCGCCCCAAGGCCCCCGACCTGGAGATCGACGCCCACGACCTCGACCTCGACGCCCTCAGCGAAGCCCGCGTCTTCTGGGTCACCGGCACGGGCCTGAGCGAGGAGCCGAGCCGTACGGCGACCCTCGCGGCCCTCGCCCACCGCGCCAAGTCCGGCACGACGGTCTTCGACCTGGACTGGCGCCCGATGTTCTGGCAGGACCCCGAGGCGGCCCGCCCCTTCTACGCGGAGGCCCTGCGCCACACCACCGTCGCGGTCGGCAACCTCGACGAGGTGGAGGTCGCCACGGGCGTGCGCGAACCCCACGCCGCCGCCCGCGCCCTCCTCGACGCGGGCGTCGAACTGGCAGTCGTCAAGCAGGGCCCCAAGGGCGTCCTGGCCGTCAACCGCCAGGGCGAGAGCGCCGAGGTCCCGCCGCTGCCCGTGAACGTCCTCAACGGCCTCGGTGCCGGCGACGCGTTCGGCGGCTCCCTGGTCCACGGCCTCCTGGCCGGCTGGGACCTGGAGAAGACCATGCGGCACGCCAACGCCGCCGGTGCCATCGTCGCCTCCCGCCTGGAGTGCTCCTCCGCGATGCCTACCCCGGCCGAGATCGAGGCGGCCGTCACCGCGGGGGCCGTCAAGTGA
- a CDS encoding ABC transporter permease, whose amino-acid sequence MSKLAEPPVEVADGYRAGRTLPFRVELVRQLKRRRTMVMGGVLFALPIILLIAFQVGGNPGGNNNRVNLMDTATASGANFAAVNLFSAAGFLLVIPVALFCGDTVASEASWSSLRYLLAAPVPRARLLWSKLTVGLSLSLAAMVLLPVVALAVGTAAYGWGPLELPTGGSLSTGTSAQRILIVVAYIMVSQLVTAALAFYLSTRTDAPLGAVGGAVFLTIIGSVLDEVTALGDWRHFLPAHWQYAWLDAVRPQLEWSDMIQGTSISVTYALVLFALAFRGFARKDVVS is encoded by the coding sequence ATGAGCAAGCTCGCCGAGCCGCCCGTCGAGGTCGCCGACGGCTACCGCGCGGGCCGCACCCTGCCCTTCCGGGTCGAGCTGGTCCGGCAGCTGAAGCGGCGCCGGACGATGGTCATGGGCGGCGTCCTGTTCGCCCTGCCGATCATTCTGCTGATCGCCTTCCAGGTCGGCGGCAACCCGGGCGGCAACAACAACCGGGTGAACCTCATGGACACGGCGACCGCGTCCGGGGCGAACTTCGCCGCGGTCAACCTGTTCTCCGCCGCCGGCTTCCTGCTCGTCATCCCCGTCGCCCTGTTCTGCGGTGACACGGTCGCCTCGGAGGCCAGCTGGTCCTCCCTGCGCTATCTGCTCGCCGCGCCGGTGCCCCGGGCCCGGCTGCTGTGGTCCAAGCTCACCGTCGGACTCAGCCTGAGCCTCGCGGCGATGGTCCTGCTTCCGGTCGTCGCCCTCGCCGTCGGCACGGCGGCCTACGGCTGGGGCCCGCTCGAACTCCCCACCGGCGGCAGTCTGTCCACGGGCACCTCGGCCCAGCGCATCCTGATCGTCGTCGCGTACATCATGGTGTCCCAACTGGTCACCGCCGCCCTCGCGTTCTACCTCTCGACCCGGACGGACGCCCCGCTCGGCGCGGTCGGCGGCGCGGTGTTCCTGACCATCATCGGCAGCGTCCTCGACGAGGTGACGGCCCTCGGCGACTGGCGCCACTTCCTGCCCGCGCACTGGCAGTACGCCTGGCTCGACGCCGTCCGGCCCCAGCTGGAGTGGTCGGACATGATCCAGGGCACCTCGATTTCCGTAACGTACGCGCTCGTGCTGTTCGCGCTGGCCTTCCGGGGTTTCGCCCGCAAGGACGTCGTCTCCTAG
- the iolD gene encoding 3D-(3,5/4)-trihydroxycyclohexane-1,2-dione acylhydrolase (decyclizing), with product MTTRLTVAQALVRFLSAQYTERDGVRQRLIGATWGIFGHGNVAGIGQALLEYPEEMPYHQGRNEQAMVHAAVGYARQSDRLSMHAVTTSIGPGATNLVTGAALATINHLPVLLLPGDVFATRPADPVLQQLEVPYAGDVSVNDCLRPVSRYFDRITRPEALIPSALNAMRVLTDPVETGAVTLALPQDVQAEAYDWPEEFFAERVWTVRRPGADPTELAEAVRIIRAAARPLVVAGGGVHHSRAEAALAEFAGATGIPVASTQAGKGSLRHDHPQDVGGIGHTGTATADELARTADLVIGVGTRYTDFTTASGTLFANPDVRFLNLNIAPYDGHKLAGHPLVADARSALTELTDALRTHAHRVAASYATEYTEDKERWEQRVDACYEVDEPDTRPTQPQVLGALDELADESDILINAAGSLPGDLHKLWRTRSQDQYHLEYGYSCMGYEIPAAIGVKLAAPDRPVWALVGDGTYLMMPTEIVTAVQEGIAIKVLIIQNHGYASIGGLSESVGGERFGTAYRYPSEDGAYTGSPLPVDLAANAASLGMRVLRAKTVRDLREALAQARAADTPTCVYVETQTADTVSGAPPAQAWWDVPVAETATRPSAVKARELYERHVSTRRRHL from the coding sequence ATGACCACGAGGCTGACGGTCGCACAGGCGCTCGTGCGCTTCCTGTCCGCCCAGTACACCGAGCGTGACGGCGTACGGCAGCGGCTCATCGGCGCCACCTGGGGCATCTTCGGCCACGGCAACGTCGCCGGCATCGGCCAGGCGCTCCTGGAGTACCCCGAGGAGATGCCGTACCACCAGGGCCGCAACGAACAGGCCATGGTGCACGCCGCGGTCGGCTACGCCCGCCAGTCCGACCGCCTGTCCATGCACGCGGTGACGACGTCCATCGGCCCGGGCGCCACCAACCTCGTCACCGGCGCCGCCCTCGCGACCATCAACCACCTGCCGGTGCTGCTCCTGCCCGGGGACGTGTTCGCGACCCGCCCCGCCGACCCGGTCCTGCAGCAGCTCGAAGTGCCGTACGCGGGCGATGTGTCGGTCAACGACTGCCTGCGCCCGGTGTCGAGGTACTTCGACCGCATCACCCGGCCGGAGGCCCTGATCCCCTCCGCCCTGAACGCGATGCGCGTCCTCACCGACCCCGTCGAGACCGGCGCCGTCACCCTCGCCCTGCCCCAGGACGTGCAGGCCGAGGCGTACGACTGGCCCGAGGAGTTCTTCGCCGAGCGCGTCTGGACCGTACGGCGTCCCGGCGCCGACCCGACGGAACTCGCCGAGGCGGTACGGATCATCCGCGCGGCGGCGAGGCCCCTGGTCGTCGCGGGCGGCGGCGTCCACCACAGCCGCGCCGAGGCGGCACTCGCCGAGTTCGCCGGGGCCACGGGCATCCCGGTCGCCTCCACCCAGGCCGGCAAGGGCTCCCTGCGCCACGACCACCCCCAGGACGTCGGCGGCATCGGCCACACCGGCACGGCCACGGCCGACGAACTCGCCCGCACCGCCGACCTGGTGATAGGCGTCGGCACCCGCTACACCGACTTCACGACGGCCTCCGGCACGCTCTTCGCGAACCCGGACGTCCGTTTCCTGAACCTCAACATCGCCCCCTACGACGGCCACAAGCTCGCCGGGCACCCCCTCGTCGCCGACGCCCGCAGCGCCCTGACGGAACTCACCGACGCCCTCCGCACGCACGCCCACCGCGTCGCCGCTTCCTACGCCACCGAGTACACCGAGGACAAGGAGCGCTGGGAGCAGCGCGTCGACGCCTGCTACGAGGTGGACGAACCGGACACCCGCCCCACCCAGCCGCAGGTCCTCGGCGCCCTCGACGAACTCGCCGACGAGTCGGACATCCTCATCAACGCCGCCGGTTCCCTCCCCGGCGACCTGCACAAACTGTGGCGGACGCGCTCGCAGGACCAGTACCACCTGGAGTACGGCTACTCCTGCATGGGCTATGAGATCCCGGCCGCGATCGGCGTGAAGCTGGCCGCGCCCGACCGGCCCGTGTGGGCGCTGGTCGGCGACGGCACGTATCTGATGATGCCGACCGAGATCGTCACGGCCGTGCAGGAGGGCATCGCGATCAAGGTCCTGATCATCCAGAACCACGGCTACGCGTCCATCGGCGGTCTGTCCGAGTCGGTCGGCGGCGAGCGCTTCGGCACCGCCTACCGCTACCCCTCCGAGGACGGCGCCTACACCGGGTCGCCCCTGCCCGTGGACCTCGCCGCCAACGCGGCCAGCCTCGGCATGCGCGTGCTGCGCGCGAAGACCGTACGGGACCTGCGCGAGGCCCTCGCTCAGGCCCGGGCCGCCGACACTCCCACATGTGTCTACGTCGAGACCCAAACGGCAGACACAGTGTCGGGCGCGCCTCCCGCCCAGGCCTGGTGGGATGTACCTGTGGCCGAGACCGCGACACGGCCGTCCGCGGTCAAGGCACGTGAGCTGTACGAACGGCACGTCTCCACCCGACGCCGCCATCTGTGA
- the mmsA gene encoding CoA-acylating methylmalonate-semialdehyde dehydrogenase — protein sequence MTKIVNHWIGGKTVEGASGTHGPVTDPATGAVTTKVAFASVDEVDAAVAAAKEAYAGWGQSSLAQRTSILFKFRALLDANRDAIAELITAEHGKVHSDALGEVARGLEIVDLACGISVQLKGELSTQVASRVDVSSIRQPLGVVAGITPFNFPAMVPMWMFPIAIACGNTFVLKPSEKDPSASLKIAELLAEAGLPDGVFNVVHGDKVAVDRLLEHPDVKAVSFVGSTPIARYIHTTASANGKRVQALGGAKNHMLVLPDADLDAAADAAVSAAYGSAGERCMAISAVVAVGSIADELVEKIRERAEKIKIGPGNDPTSEMGPLITKVHRDKVASYVEGAAAEGAEVVLDGTGYTVDGFEDGHWIGISLLDKVPTSAKAYQDEIFGPVLCVLRTETYEEALDLVNASPFGNGTAIFTRDGGAARRFQLEVEAGMVGVNVPIPVPVGYHSFGGWKDSLFGDHHIYGNDGTHFYTRGKVVTTRWPDPADAPAGVDLGFPRNH from the coding sequence ATGACGAAGATCGTCAACCACTGGATCGGCGGCAAGACCGTCGAAGGCGCCTCGGGCACGCACGGGCCGGTGACCGACCCGGCGACCGGCGCGGTGACGACGAAGGTCGCCTTCGCCTCGGTGGACGAGGTGGACGCGGCGGTCGCCGCCGCCAAGGAGGCCTACGCCGGCTGGGGCCAGTCCTCGCTGGCGCAGCGGACCTCGATCCTCTTCAAGTTCCGGGCGCTGCTGGACGCCAACCGGGACGCCATCGCCGAGCTGATCACCGCCGAGCACGGCAAGGTGCACAGCGACGCGCTCGGCGAGGTGGCCCGCGGCCTGGAGATCGTCGACCTGGCCTGCGGCATCAGCGTGCAGCTCAAGGGCGAGCTGTCGACGCAGGTCGCGAGCCGCGTGGACGTCTCCTCCATCCGCCAGCCGCTCGGCGTCGTAGCGGGCATCACGCCGTTCAACTTCCCGGCGATGGTGCCGATGTGGATGTTCCCCATCGCCATCGCCTGCGGCAACACCTTCGTGCTGAAGCCGTCCGAGAAGGACCCGTCGGCGTCCCTCAAGATCGCCGAACTGCTGGCGGAGGCCGGGCTGCCCGACGGCGTGTTCAACGTCGTCCACGGCGACAAGGTGGCCGTCGACCGCCTGCTGGAGCACCCGGACGTCAAGGCCGTCTCCTTCGTCGGCTCGACCCCGATCGCCCGCTACATCCACACCACGGCCTCGGCGAACGGCAAGCGCGTCCAGGCCCTCGGTGGCGCCAAGAACCACATGCTGGTCCTCCCGGACGCCGACCTGGACGCGGCGGCCGACGCCGCCGTGTCGGCCGCCTACGGCTCGGCGGGCGAGCGCTGCATGGCCATCTCCGCCGTCGTCGCGGTCGGCTCGATCGCCGACGAGCTGGTGGAGAAGATCCGCGAGCGCGCCGAGAAGATCAAGATCGGCCCCGGCAACGACCCGACCTCCGAGATGGGCCCGCTCATCACCAAGGTCCACCGCGACAAGGTGGCGTCGTACGTCGAGGGCGCGGCGGCCGAGGGCGCCGAAGTGGTCCTGGACGGCACCGGCTACACGGTCGACGGCTTCGAGGACGGCCACTGGATCGGCATCTCGCTCCTCGACAAGGTCCCCACGTCGGCGAAGGCCTACCAGGACGAGATCTTCGGCCCGGTCCTGTGCGTGCTGCGCACGGAGACCTACGAGGAGGCCCTGGACCTCGTCAACGCCTCGCCGTTCGGCAACGGCACCGCGATCTTCACCCGGGACGGCGGCGCGGCCCGCCGCTTCCAGCTGGAGGTCGAGGCCGGCATGGTCGGCGTCAACGTCCCGATCCCGGTCCCCGTGGGCTACCACTCCTTCGGCGGCTGGAAGGACTCGCTCTTCGGCGACCACCACATCTACGGCAACGACGGCACGCACTTCTACACCCGCGGCAAGGTCGTCACCACCCGCTGGCCGGACCCGGCCGACGCCCCGGCGGGCGTGGACCTGGGCTTCCCGCGCAACCACTGA
- a CDS encoding Cgl0159 family (beta/alpha)8-fold protein — MTVDVSELVRLRSHRPEAIAEAAARRPRRPLLNDNGRLMIVAADHPARGALGVGGRSMAMANRADLLERLCLALSRPGVDGVLATADILDDLLLLGALDGKVVLGSMNRGGLQGARFELDDRFTGHRPEDIERLGFDAGKLLLRIDYDDPGSLTTLESTARAVDAMAARRLPVFVEPFISRRDETGRLRNDLSAEAVTKSIAIASGLGGSSAYTWLKVPVTANPDDMAEVMAASTLPAVLLGGEVGDDQDGAYEKWRGALQLPTVRGLVVGRSLLYPADGDVAAAVDTAVGLL, encoded by the coding sequence GTGACCGTCGACGTCTCCGAACTCGTCCGCCTGCGCAGCCACCGCCCGGAGGCCATCGCCGAGGCCGCCGCCCGCCGCCCCCGCAGGCCCCTGCTGAACGACAACGGTCGGCTGATGATCGTCGCCGCCGACCACCCGGCCCGCGGCGCACTCGGCGTCGGCGGCCGCAGCATGGCCATGGCCAACCGCGCCGACCTCCTCGAACGCCTCTGCCTGGCCCTGTCCCGCCCCGGCGTGGACGGCGTCCTCGCCACCGCCGACATCCTCGACGACCTGCTGCTGCTCGGCGCCCTCGACGGCAAGGTCGTCCTCGGCTCGATGAACCGCGGCGGCCTCCAGGGCGCGCGCTTCGAACTCGACGACCGCTTCACCGGCCACCGCCCCGAGGACATCGAGCGCCTCGGCTTCGACGCGGGCAAGCTGCTCCTGCGCATCGACTACGACGACCCGGGCTCCCTCACCACCCTGGAGTCCACCGCCCGGGCCGTCGACGCCATGGCCGCCCGGCGGCTGCCCGTCTTCGTCGAGCCGTTCATCTCCCGCCGCGACGAGACGGGCCGGCTGCGCAACGACCTCTCCGCCGAGGCCGTCACCAAGTCGATCGCCATCGCCTCGGGCCTCGGCGGCAGTTCGGCCTACACCTGGCTGAAGGTGCCGGTCACCGCGAACCCCGACGACATGGCCGAGGTCATGGCGGCCTCCACGCTGCCCGCCGTACTGCTCGGCGGGGAGGTGGGCGACGATCAGGACGGGGCGTACGAGAAGTGGCGCGGCGCGCTGCAACTGCCCACCGTGCGCGGGCTGGTGGTCGGCCGTTCGCTGCTGTACCCGGCGGACGGTGATGTGGCCGCCGCCGTGGACACCGCCGTCGGACTGCTGTGA